In a single window of the Alistipes sp. ZOR0009 genome:
- the ppdK gene encoding pyruvate, phosphate dikinase, with product MSQVKRVYTFGNKQAEGNGKMRELLGGKGANLAEMNLIGMPVPPGFTITTDVCTEYYKLGKDQVVELLKPEVEKAVKYVEEIMGNKFGNNEDPLLLSVRSGSRASMPGMMDTILNLGLNDEAVAGIAKKSGNDRFAWDSYRRFVQMYGDVVLGMKPASKEEEDPFEEIIDHLKEEKGVQNDTDLTTEDLKELVARFKAAVKKATGKDFPASPWEQLWGAVCSVFDSWMNERAILYRQLNKIPEEWGTAVNVQAMVFGNMGETSATGVCFSRDSSTGENLFNGEYLVNAQGEDVVAGIRTPQEITIIGSQRWAERKGMSEADRKATFPSLEEVMPAAYKELFDIQKKMDTYFKDMQDMEFTIQDGKLWMLQTRAGKRTGAAMVKIAMDMLREGLLTEEEAVLRVEPNKLDELLHPVFDKAAIKSAKTISRGLPASPGAATGQIVFFADDAEAWANQGKETILVRIETSPEDLKGMNVANGILTARGGMTSHAAVVARGMGKCCVSGASNLKIDYKLRTLEVDGKLYKEGDFISLNGTSGEVYDGKVATVKPELSGDFGELMILADKYAKMKVRTNADTPHDSKVAREFGAQGIGLCRTEHMFFEGDRIKSVREMILANDEAGRRKAVAKLLPMQREDFEGIFEVMAGLAVTVRLLDPPLHEFVPHEEKQQREMAAELGISFEEVVEKIHSLEEVNPMLGHRGCRLGNTYPEITEMQARAIIEAALNLKKKGVDAAKVEIMVPLVGNVKELEYQKSIIDETIAKVFAEYGDSVEYTVGTMIEVPRAAVTADEIAKVAQFFSFGTNDLTQMTLGFSRDDIGKFLPIYINKGILKVDPFEVLDQDGVGQLVKGAVAKGRSTRAGLKCGICGEHGGEPSSVEFCHSAGLDYVSCSPFRVPIARLAAAQAAIKENKK from the coding sequence ATGTCACAAGTAAAACGCGTGTATACCTTCGGAAATAAGCAAGCTGAAGGTAACGGAAAAATGCGTGAGCTTCTAGGCGGTAAAGGTGCGAACCTTGCTGAAATGAACCTCATTGGCATGCCAGTTCCTCCCGGATTCACCATCACTACTGATGTTTGTACTGAGTACTACAAGCTAGGGAAAGATCAGGTAGTTGAACTACTTAAGCCAGAAGTTGAGAAGGCTGTTAAGTATGTTGAAGAAATCATGGGTAACAAGTTTGGCAACAACGAAGACCCACTTCTACTTTCAGTTCGCTCAGGTTCACGTGCTTCAATGCCAGGTATGATGGATACCATTTTGAACCTTGGTTTGAATGACGAAGCTGTTGCAGGAATTGCAAAAAAGAGCGGAAACGACAGATTTGCTTGGGATTCATACCGTCGTTTCGTACAAATGTACGGAGACGTAGTTCTTGGTATGAAGCCAGCTTCTAAGGAAGAAGAAGATCCATTCGAAGAAATCATCGACCACCTTAAGGAAGAAAAAGGTGTGCAAAACGATACCGATCTTACAACTGAAGACCTTAAGGAACTAGTAGCTCGTTTTAAGGCTGCTGTTAAGAAGGCAACAGGAAAAGATTTCCCTGCATCTCCATGGGAGCAACTTTGGGGTGCTGTTTGTTCAGTATTCGATAGCTGGATGAACGAGCGCGCTATCCTTTACCGTCAGCTGAACAAGATCCCAGAAGAATGGGGAACTGCAGTTAACGTTCAAGCGATGGTATTCGGTAACATGGGCGAAACTTCTGCTACTGGAGTTTGCTTCTCTCGTGACTCTAGTACTGGCGAAAACCTATTCAACGGTGAGTACCTAGTAAACGCTCAAGGTGAAGACGTAGTGGCAGGTATTCGTACCCCACAAGAAATCACCATTATCGGTTCACAACGTTGGGCTGAGCGTAAAGGCATGTCTGAAGCGGACAGAAAGGCTACTTTCCCTTCGCTAGAAGAAGTAATGCCAGCTGCTTACAAGGAGCTATTTGATATCCAAAAGAAGATGGACACCTACTTCAAGGATATGCAAGACATGGAGTTCACCATTCAAGATGGCAAACTTTGGATGCTTCAAACTCGTGCTGGAAAGCGTACTGGTGCTGCAATGGTTAAGATTGCAATGGACATGCTTCGCGAAGGTCTTCTAACCGAAGAAGAAGCTGTTCTACGCGTTGAGCCTAACAAACTAGACGAGCTACTTCACCCAGTATTTGACAAGGCTGCTATCAAGAGCGCAAAGACGATCTCTCGTGGTCTTCCTGCATCTCCAGGTGCTGCTACTGGCCAAATCGTATTCTTTGCTGACGACGCAGAGGCTTGGGCAAACCAAGGAAAAGAAACCATCCTTGTTCGTATCGAAACTTCACCAGAAGACCTTAAGGGTATGAACGTTGCTAACGGTATCCTTACTGCTCGTGGTGGTATGACCTCTCACGCTGCCGTAGTTGCTCGTGGTATGGGTAAGTGCTGCGTGTCTGGTGCTAGCAACCTAAAAATTGACTATAAGCTTCGCACTCTAGAAGTAGATGGCAAACTATACAAAGAAGGTGACTTTATCTCTCTAAACGGAACTTCAGGTGAAGTTTATGATGGCAAAGTTGCTACCGTAAAACCAGAACTTAGCGGAGACTTCGGTGAGTTAATGATTCTTGCTGACAAGTACGCAAAGATGAAGGTTAGAACTAACGCTGATACTCCACACGACTCTAAGGTTGCTCGCGAGTTCGGTGCTCAAGGTATTGGTCTTTGCCGTACCGAGCACATGTTCTTCGAAGGCGATCGTATCAAGTCGGTTCGTGAGATGATTCTTGCTAACGATGAAGCTGGCCGTCGTAAGGCTGTTGCTAAGCTTCTTCCTATGCAACGCGAAGACTTCGAAGGTATTTTTGAAGTTATGGCTGGCTTAGCAGTTACCGTTCGTCTTCTTGACCCACCATTGCACGAGTTCGTTCCTCACGAAGAGAAACAACAACGTGAAATGGCTGCTGAACTAGGCATCTCTTTCGAAGAGGTTGTTGAAAAAATCCACAGCCTTGAGGAAGTTAACCCAATGTTAGGACACCGTGGTTGCCGTCTAGGTAACACCTACCCAGAAATCACCGAAATGCAAGCTCGCGCTATCATTGAGGCTGCGCTAAACCTTAAGAAGAAGGGCGTTGATGCTGCTAAGGTAGAAATCATGGTTCCTCTTGTTGGTAACGTTAAGGAGCTTGAGTACCAAAAGTCAATTATCGACGAAACTATCGCTAAGGTATTCGCAGAATATGGCGACAGCGTTGAGTATACTGTAGGTACAATGATCGAAGTTCCACGTGCAGCAGTTACTGCAGATGAGATTGCTAAGGTTGCTCAGTTCTTCTCTTTTGGAACAAACGACCTTACTCAGATGACTCTTGGTTTCTCTCGCGATGATATCGGTAAGTTCTTACCAATTTACATCAACAAGGGTATCCTTAAAGTTGATCCATTTGAAGTACTTGACCAAGATGGCGTTGGCCAACTTGTTAAGGGTGCTGTTGCTAAAGGACGTAGCACTCGTGCTGGCCTTAAGTGCGGTATCTGTGGTGAGCACGGTGGTGAGCCATCATCTGTTGAATTCTGCCATTCTGCAGGACTTGACTATGTTTCATGTTCTCCTTTCCGTGTGCCTATTGCACGCCTTGCTGCTGCTCAAGCTGCTATCAAGGAAAACAAGAAGTAG
- a CDS encoding GNAT family N-acetyltransferase produces the protein MIRTTHISDATAICNIYNYYVENTTITFEEIAVSVEDMCTRIALSLDKYAHIVYLDNNEIMGYAYATTWRTREAYRFSTETTVYLKQGYEGKGIGMLLYIELIKQLKSKGFHLLIGCITIPNEQSIRLHEKLGFQKAGHFNQAGWKFNQWLDVGFWELTI, from the coding sequence ATGATACGAACAACGCATATTTCTGATGCTACCGCCATCTGCAATATTTACAATTACTATGTTGAAAATACAACAATAACATTCGAAGAAATAGCCGTTTCTGTTGAAGACATGTGTACCCGAATTGCCCTTAGTTTAGACAAATACGCTCACATCGTCTACCTCGATAATAACGAAATTATGGGATATGCCTATGCTACAACATGGAGAACTCGTGAAGCATATCGTTTTAGTACAGAAACAACAGTATACCTAAAGCAAGGCTACGAAGGAAAAGGTATTGGCATGTTGCTCTACATCGAGCTGATTAAACAACTAAAAAGCAAAGGCTTTCACCTATTAATTGGGTGCATTACCATCCCAAACGAACAAAGCATTCGGCTACATGAGAAGCTGGGATTCCAAAAGGCAGGTCACTTCAATCAGGCAGGTTGGAAATTCAACCAATGGCTCGATGTGGGATTTTGGGAACTAACTATTTAA
- a CDS encoding 4-hydroxy-tetrahydrodipicolinate reductase — protein sequence MIKVGLFGFGRTGKLVAAEIIKDPQCSLEWVVRNTHENEGAFASELLGIKSLQGKIVCKDTFQESPQFFDENKVDIIIDFSDRSGFYLYNKAAGKLGIKVVTAISKYEKMDISRIEELSADTAVVFSPNITVGINLILVLSELLEKIIPDADIQIVEEHFRDKPEVSGTALKIAERLNLNPETHVKSIRAGGIVGKHEVLFGLPNQTLRLIHESNSRSAFGRGAVFASKWVINKPPGLYDMESIIRAELIKNITI from the coding sequence ATGATAAAAGTTGGATTATTCGGATTCGGACGCACGGGAAAATTGGTTGCGGCAGAGATTATAAAAGACCCGCAGTGCTCTCTTGAATGGGTTGTTCGAAATACGCACGAAAACGAAGGAGCCTTTGCCAGCGAACTCCTTGGCATTAAATCTCTTCAAGGAAAAATCGTTTGTAAAGACACCTTTCAAGAATCGCCCCAATTCTTTGATGAAAACAAGGTTGACATCATCATAGACTTTTCTGATAGATCTGGTTTCTACCTATACAACAAGGCTGCCGGCAAGTTGGGAATAAAGGTCGTTACGGCTATTTCTAAGTACGAGAAGATGGATATTAGCAGAATCGAAGAGCTAAGTGCGGACACCGCAGTCGTATTCTCCCCCAATATTACAGTAGGCATCAACCTAATTTTGGTACTTTCTGAACTTCTTGAAAAGATAATACCAGACGCAGATATTCAGATTGTAGAAGAGCATTTTCGAGATAAACCGGAAGTTTCAGGAACAGCGCTCAAAATTGCAGAAAGGCTAAACCTTAACCCCGAAACCCATGTAAAGTCGATACGAGCAGGAGGAATCGTAGGCAAGCATGAAGTACTATTCGGGCTACCCAACCAAACGCTTCGCCTAATTCACGAATCTAACAGCCGATCAGCATTTGGACGCGGAGCGGTATTTGCATCAAAATGGGTGATAAATAAGCCGCCAGGACTCTACGACATGGAAAGCATCATACGAGCAGAATTAATTAAAAATATTACAATTTAA
- the xerD gene encoding site-specific tyrosine recombinase XerD gives MLKITMSWADSKKDYLSFLRLEKSLSENSLLAYERDFNKFHNFIRTNHQQIEPVEIKQDHIEEFLASLYDEGLNARSQARVLSSIKGFFKYLMLEDIIEEDPTELIQSPKLDRKLPHVLTTDEIDALLEAIDLSKPEGVRNRAIIEILYSCGLRVTEAVSLRLTDLFFHQGYIRIIGKGNKERLVPINQKAINNINDYLVERDKLPINPAYENILFLNRRGNQLTRVMIFTIIKDLSNKIGLKKKISPHTFRHSFASHLLERGADLRVIQELLGHETIMTTEIYTHLENKHLREVLLKCHPRAVNS, from the coding sequence ATGCTGAAAATAACCATGAGTTGGGCTGATTCTAAAAAAGACTATTTAAGCTTTTTACGTCTGGAAAAATCTCTTTCTGAAAACTCGCTCTTAGCCTACGAACGAGACTTTAACAAATTCCACAATTTTATACGAACAAACCATCAGCAGATAGAGCCGGTCGAGATAAAGCAAGATCATATAGAGGAGTTTCTAGCCAGCCTTTACGACGAAGGTCTAAATGCGCGCAGCCAAGCCCGGGTTTTGAGCAGCATAAAAGGCTTCTTCAAATACCTAATGCTCGAGGACATCATAGAGGAAGACCCAACCGAACTAATTCAAAGCCCTAAGTTAGATCGAAAGCTACCACACGTGCTAACCACTGACGAGATTGATGCCCTCTTAGAAGCTATCGATCTATCGAAACCAGAAGGTGTACGAAATCGGGCAATTATAGAAATCCTCTACAGCTGCGGCCTGCGAGTAACAGAAGCCGTATCGCTCCGCTTGACGGATCTCTTTTTTCACCAAGGATACATTCGAATTATAGGCAAAGGGAATAAAGAGCGTCTTGTTCCTATCAACCAAAAAGCCATCAACAACATCAACGACTACCTTGTCGAACGAGATAAGCTGCCGATAAACCCGGCCTACGAAAATATTCTATTCCTGAACAGAAGAGGAAACCAGCTAACCCGCGTAATGATTTTCACCATAATCAAGGATTTAAGCAATAAAATTGGCTTAAAAAAGAAGATCAGTCCGCACACGTTTAGGCATTCATTCGCCTCTCATCTTCTCGAAAGAGGAGCCGACTTGCGGGTCATTCAAGAACTTCTTGGGCATGAGACCATAATGACTACAGAGATATACACCCATCTAGAGAATAAGCACTTACGTGAAGTGCTACTCAAATGTCACCCACGTGCCGTTAATAGCTGA
- the pyk gene encoding pyruvate kinase, whose amino-acid sequence MLKKTKIVATISDRRCDVDFIRQLHEAGMDVVRLNTAHQTPEDSTRVVENVRAVSDKIAILVDTKGPEVRTCKMKDEQNIVVKAGDKIKFKGDASGLSDGDTVYVSYSEFVRDIPVGASILVDDGELAFSVVDRIDDYLLCESQDNGVVKGKKSVNVPGVEVKLPALSDKDIDFIHWAIENDIDFIAHSFVRNKEDLKAIQTILDEKKSKVKIISKIENHEGVENIQEILENSYGIMVARGDLGVELPAEQIPVVQRKLIRAAMQMRKPVIIATQMLHTMIDNPRPTRAEVSDIANAIYQRTDAIMLSGETAYGKYPIEAVKTMSRVAYEIERHLNPEDEISTIRVNNEITAQLARSTVKASQSLPIKAIIIDTDTGRTGRYMSAFRGNLPVFAKCYHKRVMRELALSYGVYSDYFKPRDTRDEFVHDAVKMASDKGKFKPEDLVIVVGGSFGKGNGASFMEISSVKNMTGE is encoded by the coding sequence ATGCTTAAGAAAACGAAAATTGTAGCCACCATTTCGGATAGACGGTGTGATGTTGATTTTATTCGTCAGCTTCACGAAGCAGGGATGGATGTTGTTCGTTTGAATACCGCTCATCAAACTCCCGAAGATTCAACCCGTGTTGTTGAAAATGTTAGAGCCGTTTCTGATAAAATCGCAATTCTTGTAGATACCAAAGGACCAGAGGTTCGTACCTGCAAAATGAAGGATGAGCAAAACATTGTTGTTAAGGCTGGCGATAAAATTAAGTTCAAAGGCGATGCCAGTGGGCTTTCTGATGGTGATACAGTTTATGTTTCTTATAGTGAGTTTGTTCGTGATATTCCTGTAGGCGCCTCAATTTTAGTTGATGATGGGGAGCTGGCTTTTTCTGTTGTTGACAGAATTGACGATTACCTTCTTTGCGAATCACAGGATAATGGAGTTGTTAAAGGTAAAAAGAGCGTAAATGTTCCAGGAGTAGAGGTGAAACTCCCTGCTCTAAGCGATAAGGATATTGATTTTATCCATTGGGCAATCGAAAATGACATCGACTTTATTGCTCACTCTTTTGTGAGGAATAAGGAGGATTTGAAGGCTATCCAAACTATTCTTGACGAAAAGAAGAGCAAGGTTAAGATTATATCTAAAATAGAGAATCACGAAGGCGTTGAGAATATTCAGGAAATACTGGAAAACTCCTATGGAATTATGGTTGCTCGTGGTGATTTAGGCGTTGAGCTTCCTGCAGAGCAAATTCCAGTTGTTCAGCGAAAGTTGATTAGGGCGGCAATGCAAATGCGTAAGCCTGTAATTATTGCAACGCAAATGCTGCATACCATGATTGATAATCCTCGACCAACAAGAGCAGAGGTAAGCGATATCGCCAATGCGATTTATCAGCGTACAGATGCTATCATGCTTAGTGGAGAGACCGCTTACGGAAAATATCCGATAGAAGCGGTTAAAACCATGAGCCGTGTAGCCTACGAGATCGAGCGTCATTTAAATCCAGAAGATGAAATCAGCACCATTCGTGTAAATAACGAAATTACGGCTCAGCTTGCTCGTTCTACCGTAAAAGCATCTCAAAGTTTGCCTATAAAAGCTATTATTATTGATACGGATACGGGCCGTACTGGACGCTATATGTCGGCATTTAGAGGAAATCTACCTGTATTTGCAAAGTGTTACCACAAGAGGGTCATGAGAGAGCTTGCTTTATCTTATGGTGTTTACTCCGACTATTTTAAACCACGCGATACTCGTGACGAATTTGTCCATGATGCTGTAAAAATGGCAAGCGATAAGGGCAAGTTTAAGCCAGAAGACTTGGTTATTGTAGTGGGAGGTAGTTTTGGTAAAGGAAATGGAGCTTCGTTTATGGAGATCTCTTCCGTAAAGAATATGACTGGCGAATAA
- the mce gene encoding methylmalonyl-CoA epimerase translates to MKLSHIEHIGIAVKDLQTAIPYYENVLGLKCYNVEEVKDQKVKTAFFMIGQTKIELLESTDPEGPIGKFIEKKGEGVHHIAFAVEGIEGALEFAANQGIQLIDKAPRKGAEGLDIAFLHPKSTMGVLTELCENKNK, encoded by the coding sequence ATGAAACTTTCGCATATTGAACACATCGGTATTGCCGTTAAGGATTTGCAAACGGCTATCCCTTACTATGAGAATGTACTAGGCTTAAAATGCTACAACGTCGAAGAGGTTAAGGATCAAAAGGTAAAGACTGCATTTTTCATGATTGGTCAAACCAAGATTGAGCTTCTTGAATCAACCGATCCAGAAGGACCGATTGGAAAGTTTATCGAAAAGAAGGGCGAAGGCGTACACCACATTGCATTTGCAGTTGAAGGTATCGAAGGCGCTCTTGAATTCGCAGCAAACCAAGGAATTCAGCTAATTGACAAGGCACCTCGCAAGGGAGCAGAAGGCCTGGACATCGCATTCCTTCACCCAAAATCTACCATGGGTGTTCTTACGGAGCTTTGCGAAAACAAGAACAAGTAG